A single genomic interval of Saccharothrix saharensis harbors:
- a CDS encoding isochorismatase family protein — protein sequence MPIPTIDAYPMPTGAGSDGPLRWVVDPERAILLIHDMQRYFVAPFPADEEPVVSLVANIAALRERCAALGVPVAYTAQPGSMTPAQRGLLTDLWGPGMTVSEADRAVVDELAPGEHDAVFTKWRYSAFFNSGLEQFLRERGRDQIVVCGVYAHVGVLMTCLDAFSSDIRPFLVTDAVADFSEAHHRMAVTHAAATCALTTSTKEVLQMLSTGAGS from the coding sequence ATGCCCATCCCGACGATCGACGCCTACCCCATGCCCACCGGAGCCGGGTCGGACGGCCCGCTGCGGTGGGTGGTCGACCCGGAGCGCGCCATCCTGCTGATCCACGACATGCAGCGCTACTTCGTCGCGCCCTTCCCGGCGGACGAGGAACCGGTGGTGTCCTTGGTGGCCAACATCGCCGCGCTGCGGGAGCGGTGCGCCGCGCTCGGCGTCCCGGTCGCCTACACCGCGCAGCCCGGCAGCATGACGCCGGCGCAACGCGGCCTGCTCACCGACCTGTGGGGACCGGGCATGACGGTGTCCGAAGCCGACCGCGCGGTGGTGGACGAGCTGGCGCCGGGCGAGCACGACGCGGTGTTCACCAAGTGGCGCTACAGCGCGTTCTTCAACTCCGGGCTCGAGCAGTTCCTGCGGGAACGCGGCCGTGACCAGATCGTCGTGTGCGGTGTGTACGCCCACGTGGGCGTGCTCATGACGTGCCTGGACGCGTTCAGCTCCGACATCCGGCCGTTCCTGGTGACCGACGCGGTCGCGGACTTCTCCGAGGCGCACCACCGGATGGCCGTCACCCACGCCGCAGCGACGTGCGCGCTGACCACGTCCACCAAGGAGGTCTTGCAGATGCTGTCGACGGGGGCCGGCTCGTGA
- a CDS encoding ABC transporter ATP-binding protein — MVVAVQAWAGRSTAAADAERAERDHEAADRVIEYLQAQPVLRAGGRTGERFRLLDDALHDVERASRRGVLAAMPGVVGLTFTVQAVFTAVLVLGAYLAVGGAIGTAEVPAVLVLAARCADPLLSLSDIGGKVRVARFELARLDAVLRTEPLPEPREPVEPRHHGLELDRVTFRHGDRTVIDDVTLSVPPGRRLAVVGPSGAGKSTLLQLLARFHDVDAGAVRVGGVDVRDIGSEELMSRIAFVFQQVYLFDGTIEENVRLGRPGATDAEVREAAVAARLDEVVERLPGGWATNVGEGGALLSGGERQRVSIARALLKDAPVVLLDEVTSALDPVNETAVHDGVERLMAGRTVVMVAHRVRTAQRADRVVFLDGGRVVEEGSHDDLLRRDGRCAEFWANTAGATTRS; from the coding sequence GTGGTGGTGGCGGTCCAGGCCTGGGCGGGACGATCCACGGCCGCCGCCGACGCGGAGCGCGCCGAACGCGACCACGAGGCCGCCGACCGGGTCATCGAGTACCTCCAGGCACAGCCGGTCCTGCGCGCGGGCGGCCGGACCGGCGAGCGGTTCCGGTTGCTGGACGATGCGCTGCACGACGTCGAACGCGCGTCCCGGCGCGGTGTCCTGGCGGCGATGCCCGGCGTGGTGGGCCTGACGTTCACGGTGCAGGCGGTGTTCACCGCGGTGCTGGTCCTGGGCGCCTACCTCGCGGTCGGCGGTGCCATCGGCACGGCCGAGGTGCCGGCGGTCCTCGTGCTGGCCGCACGCTGCGCGGACCCGCTGCTGTCGTTGTCCGACATCGGCGGCAAGGTCCGCGTCGCCCGGTTCGAGCTGGCGCGGCTCGACGCCGTGCTGCGCACCGAACCGCTGCCGGAGCCGCGCGAACCCGTCGAGCCGCGCCACCACGGGCTGGAGCTCGACCGCGTCACGTTCCGGCACGGCGACCGCACGGTGATCGACGACGTGACGCTGTCCGTGCCGCCGGGCCGGCGGCTGGCCGTCGTGGGGCCGTCGGGCGCGGGCAAGAGCACGCTGCTCCAGTTGCTCGCCCGGTTCCACGACGTGGACGCGGGCGCGGTGCGCGTGGGCGGCGTGGACGTGCGGGACATCGGCTCGGAGGAGCTGATGTCGCGGATCGCGTTCGTGTTCCAGCAGGTCTACCTGTTCGACGGCACGATCGAGGAGAACGTGCGGCTGGGCCGTCCCGGTGCGACCGACGCCGAGGTGCGGGAGGCGGCCGTCGCGGCGCGGTTGGACGAGGTGGTCGAACGGCTGCCCGGCGGGTGGGCGACGAACGTCGGCGAGGGCGGTGCCCTGCTCTCGGGCGGTGAGCGCCAGCGCGTCTCCATCGCGCGGGCGCTGCTGAAGGACGCACCCGTGGTGCTGCTGGACGAGGTGACCTCGGCGCTGGACCCGGTGAACGAGACGGCCGTCCACGACGGTGTGGAACGCCTGATGGCGGGCCGCACGGTGGTGATGGTGGCGCACCGCGTGCGGACCGCCCAACGCGCCGACCGCGTCGTCTTCCTGGACGGTGGGCGGGTCGTGGAGGAGGGCTCGCACGACGACCTGCTGCGCCGCGACGGGCGTTGTGCCGAGTTCTGGGCGAACACCGCGGGGGCGACGACCCGCTCCTGA
- a CDS encoding 3-deoxy-7-phosphoheptulonate synthase produces MDLMDRVGALPGNEIRRRRSLPAAHQPAWDAEAAAGVGAALAGMPGLVEVGEVRRLGALLAEVAAGRAQVVQAGDCAEDPAECGAGDLARKVGLLDAVAGAMAAGAGVPVIRVGRFAGQFAKPRSAPVERVNGVELPVYAGHMVNSPEPDPELRRPDPNRMLSCYTASRSALAFLRGPSGDHDVWSSHEALVLDYELAMLRRDGDGDTVLGSTHWPWIGERTRRPDGAHVDLLASVVNPVACKVGPAASTDDVLALCARLDPHRTPGRLTLISRMGADVVADRLPALVAAVRAQGHPVIWLCDPMHANTVTNAEGLKSRLLTAITREVRSFRVAVAGAGGVAGGLHLETTPDDVTECAADEAGLADVGAKYTTLCDPRLNPGQAVAVAAVWGE; encoded by the coding sequence ATGGACTTGATGGATCGTGTCGGAGCGCTGCCGGGCAACGAGATCCGGCGCAGGCGGTCGCTGCCTGCCGCGCACCAACCCGCTTGGGACGCGGAGGCCGCGGCCGGGGTGGGCGCGGCGCTGGCCGGGATGCCCGGCCTGGTCGAGGTCGGGGAGGTGCGGCGGCTCGGTGCGCTGCTCGCCGAGGTGGCGGCGGGCCGCGCCCAGGTCGTGCAGGCGGGTGACTGCGCCGAGGACCCGGCCGAGTGCGGCGCCGGCGACCTGGCCCGCAAGGTGGGGCTGCTGGACGCGGTCGCGGGCGCGATGGCGGCCGGCGCGGGCGTGCCGGTGATCCGCGTCGGCCGGTTCGCGGGCCAGTTCGCCAAACCCCGATCCGCCCCGGTGGAACGGGTCAACGGCGTGGAGCTGCCGGTGTACGCCGGCCACATGGTCAACAGCCCGGAGCCGGACCCCGAACTGCGGCGGCCGGACCCGAACCGGATGCTCTCCTGCTACACCGCGTCCCGTTCGGCGTTGGCGTTCCTGCGGGGCCCCTCGGGCGACCACGACGTGTGGTCGAGCCACGAAGCGCTGGTCCTCGACTACGAGCTCGCCATGCTGCGGCGCGACGGCGACGGCGACACCGTGCTCGGCTCGACCCACTGGCCGTGGATCGGGGAGCGCACCCGCCGACCCGACGGCGCGCACGTGGACCTGTTGGCGTCGGTGGTGAACCCGGTGGCGTGCAAGGTCGGCCCGGCGGCGTCCACCGACGACGTGCTCGCGCTGTGCGCCCGGCTCGACCCGCACCGCACGCCGGGCAGGCTCACGCTGATCTCCCGGATGGGTGCGGACGTGGTGGCCGACCGATTACCCGCCCTGGTCGCCGCCGTGCGCGCGCAGGGTCACCCGGTCATCTGGCTGTGCGACCCGATGCACGCCAACACGGTGACCAACGCCGAAGGCCTGAAGAGCCGTCTGCTGACCGCCATCACCCGCGAGGTCCGGTCGTTCCGGGTGGCGGTCGCGGGCGCGGGCGGCGTCGCGGGTGGGCTGCACCTGGAGACCACGCCCGACGACGTCACCGAGTGCGCGGCCGACGAAGCGGGACTGGCCGACGTGGGCGCCAAGTACACGACGTTGTGCGACCCGCGGCTCAACCCCGGGCAGGCCGTCGCGGTCGCCGCGGTCTGGGGGGAGTGA
- a CDS encoding FAD-dependent monooxygenase has protein sequence MTHYEVAVAGGGPVGMLLALELATRGVRTVVLERLAEPTGESKAGTLHARTAETLHRRGLLDAVQPGPHKAARRGGRSVTFHFAGLFNLDIGRVVDEGPVIVGSPQAYAEQVFADRAAALGAVIQRDSEVVGLDDRGDRVVLDVRSTSGATRQVTADWVVGCDGARSAVRKLAGIGFVGTPGTVAALMGDVRLLDPGTAPVGWQRTERGWTLFWTNPLGHSRVCTYDFRDAALSRPDRTAPVTLEELRAEVERIAGRPVPMDRPRWLTRFTDAALQADTYRRGRVLVAGDAAHVHFPAGGQGVNLGLQDAVNLGWKLAAQVRGWAPEGLLDTYHAERHPVAARVLYNVRAQVGLMLPDRRVDALRELFVELMQLPQVNDFLAGMITGVDVRYETGRPDDQLAGLFVPDLRLKVGAEAATLAELLRAGRPVLLDLADREPLRRVAAPWADRVDVVVASCDDVPSAPTLLVRPDGYIAWGGTGLESDHDTLDEALRTWFGAPA, from the coding sequence ATGACCCACTACGAGGTGGCCGTGGCCGGTGGCGGACCGGTGGGGATGTTGCTCGCGCTGGAACTCGCCACGCGCGGCGTGCGCACGGTCGTGCTGGAGCGGTTGGCCGAGCCGACCGGCGAGTCCAAGGCGGGCACGCTGCACGCCCGCACCGCCGAGACCCTGCACCGGCGCGGGCTGCTCGACGCCGTGCAACCCGGGCCGCACAAGGCGGCGCGGCGCGGCGGGCGCTCCGTGACGTTCCACTTCGCGGGGCTGTTCAACCTCGACATCGGCCGAGTCGTGGACGAGGGCCCGGTCATCGTCGGCAGCCCGCAGGCCTACGCCGAGCAGGTGTTCGCCGACCGGGCCGCCGCGCTGGGCGCCGTGATCCAGCGCGACAGCGAGGTCGTCGGCCTCGACGACCGGGGTGACCGGGTCGTGCTGGACGTCCGCTCGACGTCCGGCGCGACCCGGCAGGTCACCGCCGACTGGGTGGTGGGCTGCGACGGCGCGCGCAGCGCCGTGCGCAAGCTGGCCGGCATCGGGTTCGTCGGCACGCCCGGCACGGTCGCCGCGCTGATGGGCGACGTCCGGCTGCTCGACCCGGGCACCGCCCCGGTCGGCTGGCAGCGCACCGAACGCGGCTGGACGTTGTTCTGGACCAACCCGCTGGGCCACAGCCGGGTGTGCACCTACGACTTCCGCGACGCGGCCCTGTCCCGCCCGGACCGGACCGCGCCCGTGACGCTGGAGGAGCTGCGCGCCGAGGTGGAGCGCATCGCGGGCCGCCCGGTGCCGATGGACCGGCCGCGCTGGCTCACCCGCTTCACCGACGCCGCCCTGCAGGCCGACACCTACCGGCGCGGCCGGGTGCTGGTCGCGGGCGACGCCGCGCACGTGCACTTCCCGGCCGGTGGCCAGGGCGTCAACCTGGGCCTGCAGGACGCGGTCAACCTCGGCTGGAAGCTCGCCGCGCAGGTGCGGGGGTGGGCGCCGGAAGGCCTGCTGGACACCTACCACGCCGAACGGCACCCGGTGGCCGCCCGCGTGCTCTACAACGTGCGCGCGCAGGTCGGCCTGATGCTGCCCGACCGGCGGGTGGACGCGCTGCGCGAGCTGTTCGTGGAGCTCATGCAACTGCCGCAGGTCAACGACTTCCTCGCAGGCATGATCACCGGCGTGGACGTGCGCTACGAGACCGGGCGGCCCGACGACCAGCTCGCCGGGCTGTTCGTGCCGGACCTGCGGCTCAAGGTGGGCGCCGAGGCGGCCACCCTGGCCGAGCTGCTGCGCGCGGGCCGTCCCGTGCTGCTGGACCTGGCCGACCGCGAACCGCTGCGCCGGGTCGCGGCGCCGTGGGCGGACCGGGTGGACGTGGTCGTGGCGAGCTGCGACGACGTGCCGTCCGCGCCGACGCTGCTGGTCCGCCCAGACGGCTACATCGCGTGGGGCGGCACGGGGTTGGAGAGCGACCACGACACCCTCGACGAGGCGCTGCGCACCTGGTTCGGCGCGCCGGCGTGA
- a CDS encoding FAD-binding protein — protein MNHHSGAMSRRRLLAATGAIGIGAVAATGAAAAEVGTAGAGFEAVTVGPGDPRYPDLVVGLDRRWVGRPGSVRVVSSPRQALDVVREAVRTGRRLTVRGGGHCYEDFVFNAEVDVVLDLSEMTSVTFDPVHRAFSVEAGATLLDVYELLYKTWGVTIPAGQCYSVGVGGHVAGGGWGLLCRRDGLVVDHLHAVEVVVVDAEGRARLVVATRDPDDPHHDLWWAHTGGGGGTFGVVTRYLFRSPDARSDDPARLLPKPPAELLLSAIAWPWDGMTEAVFTRLVRNWTGWHTANAAPGGRYAGLCGFLLLNQRATGEVGLFTVLDGTGADAERLLDRFIADVTRGVDLPHGALTRPSGEHGPLTRYARPKRWSWLTATRHLGTMHPRMVDPTLRGEHKSAYHRAGFTDAQLAALYRNLDGRDGFANPFAQVMLTSSGGRVNAVGRTDTANVHRDSAFKLHIQTGWSEPSDDDANVAWARRFYAELYAGTGRVPVPDERTDGCVLNYPDADLSEAAHNTSGVPWHALYWGENYPRLQRVKAAYDPTDFFRHRQSVRLP, from the coding sequence ATGAACCACCACAGCGGCGCGATGAGCAGGCGGCGGTTGTTGGCGGCCACCGGCGCGATCGGGATCGGCGCGGTGGCGGCAACCGGAGCGGCGGCGGCCGAGGTCGGGACAGCGGGGGCCGGGTTCGAGGCGGTGACGGTCGGGCCCGGCGACCCGCGGTACCCGGACCTGGTGGTGGGCCTGGACCGGCGGTGGGTGGGACGGCCCGGGTCGGTGCGGGTGGTGTCCTCGCCGCGGCAGGCGCTGGACGTGGTGCGGGAGGCGGTGCGGACGGGCAGGCGGTTGACCGTGCGCGGTGGCGGGCACTGCTACGAGGACTTCGTGTTCAACGCCGAGGTCGACGTGGTGCTCGACCTGTCCGAGATGACCTCGGTGACCTTCGACCCCGTGCACCGCGCGTTCTCGGTGGAGGCCGGGGCCACGCTGCTCGACGTGTACGAACTGCTCTACAAGACGTGGGGCGTGACGATCCCGGCCGGCCAGTGCTACTCGGTCGGCGTCGGCGGGCACGTCGCGGGCGGCGGCTGGGGCCTGCTGTGCCGCCGCGACGGGCTCGTGGTCGACCACCTGCACGCGGTGGAGGTCGTCGTCGTGGACGCGGAAGGCCGGGCCAGGCTCGTGGTGGCGACCCGTGACCCCGACGACCCCCACCACGACCTGTGGTGGGCGCACACCGGTGGTGGCGGCGGCACCTTCGGCGTGGTCACCCGGTACCTGTTCCGCTCGCCCGACGCGCGGTCGGACGACCCGGCGCGACTCCTGCCGAAGCCGCCGGCCGAGCTGCTCCTGAGCGCGATCGCGTGGCCGTGGGACGGGATGACCGAGGCGGTGTTCACCCGGTTGGTCCGCAACTGGACCGGCTGGCACACGGCCAACGCCGCGCCCGGCGGGCGGTACGCGGGGCTGTGCGGCTTCCTGCTGCTCAACCAGCGCGCCACCGGCGAGGTCGGCCTGTTCACCGTGCTCGACGGCACCGGCGCGGACGCGGAACGGCTGCTGGACCGCTTCATCGCCGACGTCACGCGCGGCGTCGACCTGCCGCACGGCGCGCTCACCCGGCCCTCCGGTGAGCACGGCCCGCTGACGCGGTACGCCCGGCCGAAGCGGTGGAGCTGGCTGACCGCGACCCGGCACCTGGGCACGATGCACCCGCGGATGGTGGATCCGACGCTGCGCGGCGAGCACAAGTCGGCCTACCACCGCGCGGGGTTCACCGACGCGCAACTCGCGGCCCTGTACCGCAACCTCGACGGCCGGGACGGGTTCGCCAACCCGTTCGCGCAGGTGATGCTGACCTCGTCGGGCGGCCGGGTGAACGCCGTGGGGCGCACCGACACCGCGAACGTGCACCGGGACAGCGCGTTCAAGCTGCACATCCAGACCGGCTGGAGCGAGCCGTCCGACGACGACGCGAACGTGGCGTGGGCGCGTCGCTTCTACGCCGAGCTGTACGCCGGGACCGGCAGGGTGCCGGTCCCGGACGAGCGCACCGACGGGTGCGTGCTGAACTACCCCGACGCCGACCTCTCCGAGGCCGCGCACAACACGTCCGGCGTGCCGTGGCACGCGTTGTACTGGGGCGAGAACTACCCCCGGCTGCAACGGGTCAAGGCGGCCTACGACCCGACCGACTTCTTCCGGCACCGGCAGTCCGTCCGGCTGCCCTGA
- a CDS encoding anthranilate synthase family protein, with product MTDTDLLDRLPAGHADAYALLHRPKSTGSGHVEVFAGPLTQHDRLAELSVHQGQVLALLPYRQVTERGFACADDGSPLLAMEVSERAVLPLDDVLDRLPDTPIELTDGHFDIDDDGYADIVRAVMADEIGRGVGANFVVKRSYLVDIADYSPATALTLFRRLVTRELGAYWTFLVHTGTRTFVGASPERHVTLDRGRVVMNPISGTYRYPPSGPGLDGVLEFLADRKEVDELHMVLDEELKMMARVCGAGGRVIGPFLKEMGNLAHTEYLIGGSTAMDAGDVLRETLLAPTVTGSPLASACEVISRYEPAGRGYYSGVVALIGPDPSGGRAVDSAILIRTADIDAVGRVAIGVGATLVRHSDPASEVAETRVKAAGLLAALTGSAMSASPAEGAGFGAQRPVVEALARRNEPLARFWSEPAGRRDRPRAGFAGKRVLVVDADDTFTSMIDVQLRSLGMEVVVRRYDVEHAIDDADLVVLGPGPGDPRDRAHPKIAHLGAAVRRLLGERRPFLAVCLSHQVLSAHLGLPLVRRDLPHQGVQLGIDLFGRSRHVGFYNTFAARHDGGPLPLGDDVDAIEVSRDPTTGQVHALRGPGFASTQFHPESILTRDGPDILADLVAPLLTAAVPR from the coding sequence GTGACCGACACCGACCTGCTCGACCGGCTGCCGGCCGGGCACGCCGACGCCTACGCCCTGCTGCACCGGCCCAAGTCGACCGGTTCCGGCCACGTCGAGGTGTTCGCGGGCCCGCTGACGCAGCACGACCGGCTGGCCGAGCTGTCCGTCCACCAAGGACAGGTGCTGGCGCTGCTGCCCTACCGGCAGGTCACCGAGCGCGGCTTCGCGTGCGCGGACGACGGTTCACCGCTGCTCGCGATGGAGGTGTCCGAGCGGGCCGTGCTGCCGCTCGACGACGTGCTCGACCGGCTGCCGGACACCCCGATCGAGCTCACCGACGGGCACTTCGACATCGACGACGACGGGTACGCCGACATCGTCCGCGCCGTGATGGCAGACGAGATCGGGCGTGGCGTCGGCGCGAACTTCGTGGTCAAGCGGTCGTACCTGGTCGACATCGCGGACTACTCCCCCGCGACCGCGCTGACCCTGTTCCGCCGGCTGGTGACCCGCGAGCTGGGCGCGTACTGGACGTTCCTGGTGCACACGGGCACCCGCACGTTCGTCGGCGCGAGCCCCGAGCGGCACGTCACCCTCGACCGCGGCCGGGTCGTGATGAACCCGATCAGCGGCACGTACCGGTACCCGCCTTCCGGACCCGGGTTGGACGGCGTGCTGGAGTTCCTCGCCGACCGCAAGGAGGTGGACGAGCTGCACATGGTGCTGGACGAGGAGCTGAAGATGATGGCCCGGGTGTGCGGCGCGGGCGGGCGCGTCATCGGCCCGTTCCTCAAGGAGATGGGCAACCTCGCGCACACCGAGTACCTGATCGGGGGCAGCACCGCGATGGACGCGGGAGACGTGCTGCGGGAGACGCTGCTCGCGCCGACCGTCACCGGCAGCCCGTTGGCGAGCGCCTGCGAGGTGATCAGCCGCTACGAGCCCGCCGGGCGCGGTTACTACAGCGGCGTGGTGGCGTTGATCGGGCCGGACCCGTCGGGTGGGCGGGCGGTCGACTCGGCGATCCTGATCCGCACCGCCGACATCGACGCCGTCGGCCGGGTGGCCATCGGCGTCGGCGCGACGTTGGTGCGGCACTCGGACCCGGCGTCGGAGGTGGCCGAGACGCGCGTGAAGGCGGCGGGCCTGCTGGCCGCGCTGACCGGGTCGGCGATGTCGGCGTCACCGGCCGAGGGCGCGGGGTTCGGCGCGCAGCGGCCGGTGGTGGAGGCGTTGGCGCGGCGGAACGAGCCGCTGGCCCGGTTCTGGTCGGAACCGGCGGGTCGGCGGGACCGGCCGCGGGCGGGGTTCGCGGGCAAGCGGGTGCTCGTGGTCGACGCGGACGACACGTTCACGTCGATGATCGACGTGCAGCTGCGGTCGCTCGGAATGGAGGTCGTGGTGCGGCGCTACGACGTGGAGCACGCGATCGACGACGCGGACCTCGTCGTGCTCGGGCCCGGTCCCGGCGACCCGCGCGACCGGGCCCACCCGAAGATCGCCCACTTGGGCGCGGCGGTGCGGCGGCTGCTGGGCGAGCGGCGGCCCTTCCTGGCCGTGTGCCTGAGCCACCAGGTGCTGAGCGCCCACCTCGGCCTGCCGCTGGTGCGCCGGGACCTGCCGCACCAGGGCGTGCAGCTCGGGATCGACCTGTTCGGCCGGAGCAGGCACGTCGGGTTCTACAACACCTTCGCGGCCCGGCACGACGGCGGCCCGCTGCCGCTCGGCGACGACGTGGACGCGATCGAGGTCAGCCGCGACCCGACGACCGGGCAGGTGCACGCGCTGCGGGGCCCCGGCTTCGCCTCGACCCAGTTCCACCCGGAGTCGATCCTCACCCGGGACGGTCCGGACATCCTGGCCGACCTGGTCGCGCCCCTGCTGACGGCGGCGGTGCCGAGGTGA
- the dhbA gene encoding 2,3-dihydro-2,3-dihydroxybenzoate dehydrogenase: MFHDNTAVVTGAAGGIGTAVVRALVEQGVSVAAVDVASDGLAKLEGDQVTVHAVDVADSAAVEALVGDVEARVGPIGALVNAAGVLRTGRAHLLTDDDWATTFAVNSTGVFHLCRAVATRMIPRRGGAIVTVASNAAGIARMDMAAYAASKAAATSFTRCLGLELAEYGIRCNVVAPGSTHTPMLTGLWDDGDAVRVSVEGVPSAFRTGIPLGKVAQPSDVADAVLYVLSDRASHITMQTLTVDGGAALGA, translated from the coding sequence GTGTTCCACGACAACACGGCGGTGGTCACGGGCGCGGCGGGCGGCATCGGCACGGCCGTCGTCCGCGCGCTGGTCGAGCAGGGCGTGTCGGTCGCCGCGGTCGACGTCGCGTCGGACGGCCTGGCGAAGCTGGAAGGCGACCAGGTGACGGTGCACGCGGTCGACGTGGCCGACAGCGCGGCGGTCGAGGCGCTGGTCGGGGACGTCGAGGCGCGGGTGGGCCCGATCGGCGCGCTGGTGAACGCGGCGGGCGTGCTGCGGACCGGCCGGGCGCACCTGCTCACCGACGACGACTGGGCGACCACGTTCGCGGTCAACAGCACGGGCGTGTTCCACCTGTGCCGCGCGGTGGCGACCCGCATGATCCCCCGGCGCGGCGGCGCGATCGTGACCGTGGCGTCGAACGCGGCGGGCATCGCGCGGATGGACATGGCGGCCTACGCGGCCTCCAAGGCCGCGGCGACGAGCTTCACCCGGTGCCTCGGGCTGGAGCTGGCCGAGTACGGCATCCGCTGCAACGTCGTCGCGCCCGGCTCGACGCACACCCCGATGCTGACCGGCCTGTGGGACGACGGTGACGCGGTCCGCGTCTCGGTGGAGGGCGTGCCCTCGGCGTTCCGGACCGGCATCCCGCTCGGCAAGGTCGCGCAGCCGTCCGACGTGGCCGACGCGGTGCTGTACGTGCTGTCCGACCGCGCGTCCCACATCACCATGCAGACGCTCACCGTCGACGGCGGCGCGGCGCTCGGCGCGTGA